Sequence from the Notamacropus eugenii isolate mMacEug1 chromosome 6, mMacEug1.pri_v2, whole genome shotgun sequence genome:
aaagatgatgtctaggctctttttttgattatggcttttaggTAATCCCGTAATTTTTAACTTTCccctcctggatctgttttccaggtcagttgtttttgcatgagatatttcacgttgtcttgtagtttttcatccttttgtttatgttttgtaatttcttggtttcttataaagtcagtAACTTTCATctactcctttctaatttttaaagaactattttattcagtgaggttttgaacctcctttttccatttggctaattctgctttttaaagcattcttctcctcattggctttttggacctcttttgccaattgagttagcctactttttaaaaaattaattaattgattgatatttttaatgttctacaatcactaccaaaacaCTTAGACTTTTACCTCCCCACCTATGCCCATCAacccccctctctcccctagatgccatacaattctatgtaggatctacatacactttcctattgaataccttttcactatagtcatgctgtgtagacaaactaaaataaatggaagaaatcacataacaaatcaaaatataatacacacacacacacacacacacacacatatatataaacatgattTGCTagattctgcaaatgaattccattgttctttctctgagtgtggaaggtattttgtctttgggaattattttttttagttcttgggttattatgaagttccaagtctaccagaaaaactctctcacactgtggtcgttgctgtgcacaaagtgagttagcctgtttttaaaggtgttattttcttcagcattttttggggtctccatcaagctgttgactccctttccatgattttcttgcattgttcccATTTATctccccaattttttctccacctctcttacttgattttcagcatcctttttgagcacttcccTGGCCTGTTACCatcgcatatttattttggaggttttaaaagccttgacttcctctgttattatgcattgttcttcttcatcagaaaggatggaagaaaaaaacctgTTCACCAGGATAGTAACCTAGCCTTATTTTTagccttatttttccccttttgtggcattttcccagccagttacttgaattttgagtcctttgtcaagaggagggtatactcagtacctccaaggtggcataatcaagggagagatgctcactcctctcctggcctgcacactggtgtgggaacaaacaaaaacttttttgcccagaatctgtaagtagaattccctctccacaagttgctggaagagaaagctcagataGAAAGGGAGATGAATGGTTTGCATAAGAGATTGTTTATATTGCAGAATTTAAACTCTcttttagaagagcaagctggaGGGTCTCAGATGGCAGAAGAAAAAGCTGTTTCTAGTTTAgctcacagaaagaaaaaaagtaacaagAGAAGGGATGCTTGCATgtcttctcaggcagaagcacaaCAGGAGAAACAAGGAGGCCAAGCAGTGTTTGAGGAGGTAATTggggattttactcagcaggaggtcacaaaTATTTTGAGTAGGTTtaccaaaggatggaagaatcgTTAGCATCTTGgttggtgagaatcagtgaaaaagataagtTTCCTCAACAGAGAAGATTATTTATTCTAAGCCAGTGGATTCAGTCAGAATAtatttgacaagaaaagaattgtttactgctttaTTCAGAGGAgaagtagattttggaagaatagatggcattccaactaatgaactgtATCAAATGTATCAAGGAAAGAGGCTTGATAATAGCTGAGCAATGAAATGAGAATTGCCCCTACAGCTCCTTCTGAAACATTGTATCTAAGTTCTTCACACCTGCAGGGAAAGTGGGAGATTGGCTGGGGCCCAGCCCAAATTAAAGAACATATACCTCTAGGTAGAATAATGACCCCAAACTGtcaattagaaaacagtaaacaacagtgaCTTGGGCTATGGATGAATCCATATCTACCCTAATTCTGGTAATTGTCTGCTTGttcatttttggctttttttctgtttaccttgtttggcagatttgttttctgcaggcttaatacCCTCCACTTGCAGATGCCTAATTGCTTAAGCCAGATATCACCCCCTGTCCACAATTGTGATGTGTCACCACTGGACTTCTTATAAATaaagctctggatgccagctaaagaactgacttCTCCAATGGGAACTCTTGGGTCAgagacagctctacatccaatatcagcaggaagtagctatggaagaagagaacttCAACCCTTACCATAAGATTTTGGGTCTCATTCATTCGAggagggaatgatggggtgcttctTTTCAAGCCCTACTCTAAACtgttgttttatgtgcttattttgtgtggtccctgttatattgttgaaAAGTtgtgttgacaccagttgcctaagttattattttatatgcttattttctgttattcctGTTAAAGTTTTGTTGTACCAACTACCCCACTGACCTATTTAATGAACACAAAAGATCTTAAGGCCACCTGTattgataatttaaatgggaaaatcttttctGTTCATTAAtgggctcatgtgacctgcttaaatcacatggaagcctaagttgCATGAGTTTGAGTCAAGAGAAGCCCTGAgagggaagagtttgctgaagaGTTGCAGCAGGTGGAAATAGATGGTGTTTcacatttctcttctccaaactagAGAAACTTAACCAaaagcaacaaacaaacaaacaaataagcaagGGAAATGTTAAGAAGTTGAACAGATTTTcttaaaagttagatatgatagacctctggagaaaaatgagtaAGAATAGAGAGTAATACACCTTTTTCTTATGAACACgtcacctacacaaaaattgaccaaatgtCAGAGCAAAAAAGCTTGCAATCAAATATAGAAAGTCAAAAATCTTtaatgcatcattttcagataaaattacaataaaactATATTCAACAAAGTGTcatagaaagatagattaaaattaatgggaaactAATCTAATTCAAAAAAATaagtgagtcaaagaataaatcatagaaacaatcaataatttcatttaaaaaaaagatgaagagacaACATGCTGATATGTCCAAAGCAGTAGTCAGGGGACAATTTCTATCTTtaaatgtttacatcaataaCATACATCTTAATGAATTTGGTATACaactaaaaatgagaaaaggagcttcctcctcctcttcctcctcctcctcctcctcctcatcctccttctcctcctcttccacctcctcctcctccttctcctcctcctccttctcctcctcctcttcctcaccatcaccaccatcctcttcctcctcctcctcctcctcctgctcctgctcctgccgCTGCTGCTTCTCCCCCCCGTTCCCTTGGAGCGGACCGTCCTGGTGCCTCTTTTGTGAAGCGGCGGCTGAGGAGACCCCCGGACTCGCCATGGCCGACGAGAAGCCGAAGGAAGGagtcaagactgaaaacaacGACCACATTAACTTGAAGGTGGCAGGGCAAGATGGTTCGGTGGTGCAATTTAAGATTAAGAGGCACACACCACTTAGTAAACTAATGAAAGCCTATTGTGAACGACAGGGTTTGTCAATGAGGCAGATCAGATTCCGATTTGATGGGCAACCAATCAATGAAACAGACACACCTGCACAGTTGGAAATGGAGGATGAAGATACAATTGATGTATTCCAACAGCAGACAGGAGGCGcttactaaaaagaaaatctacaacTGTACTCCAGAACTGTGCTCCCAAGGAAGACGATACATTTGGTTCATCCACATCCTGACTACTGCAgtatagttttctctcttctttgattcccttcccccattcctttatTGTACATAAAGTAACTGGTGTATGTGCACAGGCATAAtgcgtattttttttttttaactaaatggccgatggtatgttttgatcaacatcaaatggagatggggaagggaaaaaacaaactggttctgtgaaaatatcccttttctccattagtggcatgctcattcaacttttatctttatattccagtAAGTTATTTTGCTCTCActgtttaacaacaacaaaaaaaaaacctacaaaaaaaaatccttgcatacCTTGTTTGATTGGataatttcaatgtttttcttttatcattgtaaaaCCAAGGAcgattttataacttttttgtaCCTAGCTGTTACATGTAGGgcaatctctgtctctcagtaggGATAAATTACTATAAAGAAATTGATCCTAGATAGTTTTCCCTTTAAGTCAAACATCTTGTTGTTTAAATAAACttcttgtttaaaataaaaaaaaaataaaaataaataaaaaaataaaaatgagaaaaggaacaaatataaaatccctaACTAAACATCAagttagaaatcctgaaaatcaaatgagagattaacaaaattgaagacaaacaaaaaaaatgtagcaacaaataaaattaggagctgattttatgaaatcACAGGAAAATTATTggctaatttgacttttaaaaactcCCCATTATCAAAATTTAAAGGGAAGAATTTACAAcacaatgaagataaaattaaagcatttattcagaatAATTACATTCCAAAATTTGGCAATCTAagcaaaatcaataaataatttttaaaatatgaatttaaaaagtcatCATTGTTATTTGGacataatttgaattttttaattcaaaaaaagGTTTGAAAAAATGCAGAATCctaacaaattccttttatgatataaatatggcaCTAATccataaaaagagggaaaaattataaaccaatttctctaatgaatattggtccaaaaattttaaataacttgCTAGCAAGGAAAGTACAGGAATATATCATAAGGATCATATACACTAAGACAAAGTAGGATTAGTAACAGGAATAAAGGACTGTTTCAATATTGGGAAACATATCAGCACAATTGAGTAATCAATAATAAAGCCAACAGAAATTGcatggttatctcaatagatttagaaaaaagttttttataaGATAAAGTATTAATTCTTCTTAAAAACACTATTgagtataggaataaattgagtttttcttaaaatgataaatagaatcTGTCTAAAGCCAGCAGCAACCATTATCTATAGTAGGTATAAAATCAGAAAATgctccaataaaatcaggggtgaagaAAGGAGGACCATCATTACTGctattattcagtattttacTAGAAATAATAGCTAtagaaataagggaagaaaaagaaatggaaaagattagAATAGGcagtgagaaaacaaaaaaatactctttacagatgatatgatggtatatttagagaatcttagggaatcaactaaaaaagttagttgaaataatgaataactttggcaaaatttcaggatataaaataacccCACACAGgtcattagcatttctatgtattaccaacaaagtccagcagtaagaaattaaaagagaaattcttttaaaacaactgtaggcaatataaaatacttgggagtttacctgccaaagtAAACTCagcaactatatgaacacaattagataAGTCTTTTCAAACAATAAgttaaacaacaagaaaaatagcAATTGTTAATGACTAAGGCTAaggatataataaaaaaattatctaaactaatctacttattcagtgccatatcaatcaaaccaccaacaaatattttatagagctaggaaaaaaagcaaaattcatctgcaagaactaaaggtaaaaaaaaacatgatggatattaatttttaaattaatttttaaaatgtgaaaaagtgGTTTCGCTATGCCAGAGCTCTGAGACAAAGGTTTATCATTCTCTTATATTAGTATCCAAATGAGaattgaggttttgttttgttttgtttttcctttcgaTTTCCTTGTTCAAACACTAGTACTTGTAGTGAGGAAGTCTCAGAAGGAAAGCGCTGATGGATGATAAAGTTGGCCTAGTCCTCTAGGAATATTCTCCTCACTTTTGGTGGGACCCTATCTAACTAAGAgagggaatgtaaattttaatctctaaccttgtgtgtgtatatgtgtgggggcgttgttttttcatttgtaaaggcCAGGCTTAAACTCACACTACTCTGGCTGTCACAGATTGGGCAACAATAAGTCCAGGTCAAGCCTTACTTGGTTTTGGTTTAGATCTGGATTGTctcagaatgaatgaaaataacaattgtttctgttttgaccagaaaccctgagggtcttcaccTACCAGATGAATTTTTTGGACTAGGttaagaggccattctctgcctcatttcttattaaaccTTAATCACCAAATGGGTTGTCTCAGTCTCAGACCTATTAAAGTCCTTACGTTTAAGGTAGAggttctcccactgcatcctgggcccagttggctccagaggagaaagtgagactggtgactttgcacagctttcccttacttaaatccaattcatttgcttGTCATGGAATCACCTCTCTGGGTCACCTtactcttcaagaaggaaggaaggacaaaaaataGCAACCACTAGAATCTGTTCAAAGTGAATGCCAGATCTAAAGCCTTAGGCTCTTGCTCTAGAAACCTTCCTCCCATTGTTCAAAGGGAGAGGTCTGGAAAGGGATGGATTTCTTTGTCCAGATAGCTGGAGGCAGCTGAGTCTCATGATAAAACCAAATTCTTAGCAGGAGGTGCTGAAGGTTTTTGGACTATCTCTTAGCCCACCCCTCTTATTTGTTATTCAC
This genomic interval carries:
- the LOC140512799 gene encoding small ubiquitin-related modifier 2 translates to MADEKPKEGVKTENNDHINLKVAGQDGSVVQFKIKRHTPLSKLMKAYCERQGLSMRQIRFRFDGQPINETDTPAQLEMEDEDTIDVFQQQTGGAY